Proteins encoded by one window of Aphidius gifuensis isolate YNYX2018 linkage group LG2, ASM1490517v1, whole genome shotgun sequence:
- the LOC122850278 gene encoding lipid storage droplets surface-binding protein 1, giving the protein MTISPSTKRIHHHVDFPQFESVARITSLPIFESSIHIAGNVYDKIKQSNSLMNWSLDTAEQSVAYATATAMPAMLVLNGPLLTLDNIICRGIDIVEQRVPAINLPPQLLYWNTRDFVNTKFVRPVLKRADSVKHIGSQAADAAADRLDGLLNDADKYVDRYLPAEDSSDKIQEDANTVEVSKAKRTIKHGARFSRKLQRRLTRRTLAEARALKEQGTECIHVLLYVVELIATDPIMAFKKSKQLWASLSLPEPENQSRPATLEQLLVLLTRESARRIVHVVNGTAALASTAPRRFGIALMTISHQLLTIADAALKMAPIIGKREKTNSQISFIETTISKLNYTTNLFMEQTAILLAGRPKPKKLTSSQIDQNNHLPSLNQPLNGLDQE; this is encoded by the exons atgacgaTATCACCAAGTACGAAACGGATTCATCATCATGTAGATTTTCCACAATTTGAATCTGTTGCAAGAATAACGAGTCTTCCAATATTTGAAAGTAGCATTCATATTGCTGGAAATGTTTATGACAAAATtaag CAATCAAATTCATTGATGAACTGGAGCCTTGACACTGCTGAACAATCAGTTGCATatgcaacagcaacagcaatgCCAGCTATGTTGGTATTGAATGGTCCATTATTAACACTAGACAATATTATTTGCCGTGGAATTGATATTGTTGAACAACGTGTACCAGCTATTAATTTACCACCACAACTt ctGTATTGGAATACACGCGACTTTGTCAATACCAAGTTTGTAAGACCAGTTTTAAAACGAGCAGACAGCGTTAAACATATTGGTAGTCAAGCTGCTGATGCTGCTGCTGATAGACTTGATGGTTTATTGAATGATGCTGATAAATACGTTGATCGTTACTTGCCGGCTGAAGATTCATCTGATAAAATTCAAGAAG ATGCAAATACAGTAGAGGTGAGTAAAGCCAAACGAACAATAAAACACGGAGcaagattttcaagaaaattacAAAGAAGATTAACACGTCGTACTTTGGCTGAGGCACGTGCACTCAAAGAACAAGGCACAGAGTGTATACATGTACTACTTtatgttgttgaattaatagCAACAGATCCAATAAtggcatttaaaaaaagtaaacaattATGGGCATCATTGAGTTTACCCGAACCAGAAAATCAATCACGTCCAGCAACACTTGAACAATTGTTGGTTTTATTGACACGTGAATCAGCAAGAAGAATTGTTCATGTTGTCAATGGTACAGCTGCACTTGCATCAACAGCACCACGTCGTTTTGGTATTGCTCTTATGACTATATCtcatcaattattaacaattgctgATGCAGCACTCAAG ATGGCTCCAATAATTGGAAAAcgtgaaaaaacaaattctcaAATATCATTCATTGaaacaacaatatcaaaattaaattacacgacaaatttattcatg GAACAAACTGCAATACTTCTGGCTGGACGAccaaagccaaaaaaattaacgtcATCACAGATtgatcaaaataatcatttgcCATCACTAAATCAACCACTCAATGGATTGGATCAAGAATAA